The sequence TGCTTTTATTTTTATATTTCCGTTTAAATCTGCCACACCCCAACCATTGGCATTTTTCATGTAAACATGTCCTTCCGATACAAGATCTATATAACTGTAAACAAATGGAAGAATCGTTTTTCCTGATTGGTCTAATAGTCCCCATAGTCCTGATTCCGAACGACAAGAGAAATAAGTTATTCCCTGGTATTGGCTGCTATTGATTTTTTTCATGATAGGCGGAATAATAATATTACCCTGCCAATCAAAAACCCCCAACTCATTTTTGGATTCATTGCCGCCTATTATATAATCACCTGTAGAATAGGCATATTTAAAGACGGGATCAATATATCTATATCCATCCTTATCCATGACTCCATACCAATAATCAAAAGCACCATATGTAATTCCATAGAGTTGATTCTTCTTCGAAACATTCAAAAACGGTTTAGCAGCCACTGGTAATCTATTGGATGGGGTATATCCTGGAACTATTTTTCCACTCACCGTTTTCTGATCGATCCATTGATCAATTTCTAACTTATCAAATGCCACTTTCATATTGCTATTGGCAAAAATGCCCACTTTGGGAGAGAACTTTGTGAGACTAAGTGTTGCAGTCTGAATGGCAATATCATTTAAGAAGAACCGATAATCATTCCCCTTTTTTTCTACATATAAATCATTGACCGTATTATATCCCGTTTTTACAAAAGAGGACTTTACCCAACCATTGGAAATTTTAGTAACCATTCCGCTTTTTACAAATTCAATTAAATAGTAACCATTGCTAGCTATTCCAAACAGTAAATAATTATTCCCATCTTCCCCATGCACCATCATTCCATAAGAGAAATCCTGAGCACCAGACAATTGAACCACAGAAGCTTTATAGCTGGTATTAGCGATACTATTAAGTCCATAGTTGTAATTAATCCATCTCATTTGACCTTTTCGCTTCTGAAAATTTTGTAGGACATATTTACCGTTTTCTATTCCATAATCGGTAGAATCGGATTTCATCGAATTAGCAAATTTCACAAGCCCAAACCTATCATCGTCAAAAGTGTAAGAAACAACATTGATTTTTTGGGCATTTGCAAAAAAACAAATGCATAAAAAGAATAATAAAAGACCTCTTCTGTACATAGCTGAATTTTGGGTGAATGTATCTTCAAGTGGAAATGTCCACAATACCGCATTCGCGGTATTTTTAGCGATTTATTGATATGATTGTCATTTTTTGGGAAAAATGCTGCTAATTCAGTTAAATCCCTATCTTTAACTGTCCAAATGCGGAAGTTCCAGGTCTCAGAACGTTTTCACGTAAATGTTTCAGGGTTTTTGGTTACTATTTTTGCTTTGGTTTTTTGATCACTTAATTTCTAAAAAATGAACATTTACGTTGGAAATCTTAACTGGAACATGTCTAGTGAAGACCTTCAGAATCTGTTTGCTCCCTATGGTGAAGTAAG is a genomic window of Sediminibacterium sp. TEGAF015 containing:
- a CDS encoding WG repeat-containing protein, with translation MKSDSTDYGIENGKYVLQNFQKRKGQMRWINYNYGLNSIANTSYKASVVQLSGAQDFSYGMMVHGEDGNNYLLFGIASNGYYLIEFVKSGMVTKISNGWVKSSFVKTGYNTVNDLYVEKKGNDYRFFLNDIAIQTATLSLTKFSPKVGIFANSNMKVAFDKLEIDQWIDQKTVSGKIVPGYTPSNRLPVAAKPFLNVSKKNQLYGITYGAFDYWYGVMDKDGYRYIDPVFKYAYSTGDYIIGGNESKNELGVFDWQGNIIIPPIMKKINSSQYQGITYFSCRSESGLWGLLDQSGKTILPFVYSYIDLVSEGHVYMKNANGWGVADLNGNIKIKAGSIEDADELSKSSFRLPVRVKQGQIIAKAKNADGGLKGIMDLHGNWVVLPKYFDINYVDTNQSYIVYSPKSTDKNRLVKGVIDKNGKEIIPTKYSTLFVVGKNYVAAEGDDPEGYDTIEESDEDDEEALLDLLDALDGAKDTRKWGIFSATGNTLAPLKYADISTSADINILQLKQLASGPKNETLSLYDQAGKTIISLASYEIETKDSNLLKEKPKGDYRRNYSYYADGLINVGKGGKWGFLDKLGKVQIPFQYDFASAFSNGMAMVKKNKEWFYINKAGKRLSDSEIPKSNPDKELPPIRPGAL